GAACCGACCCGAGGAACGCTTTTTATGGGTCAGctgttattatcatttttattatcgGGGGTACCGTCTCCCCCATTTCCCAGCTCTTTACTTCTGAGTTCCCTCTTTGTACACATAGAGGTTGCGGGGAGttgggggggcaggtggaggcGCGGCTGGCCGCGTCCTGTCGAAGCCAGCCGAACGAGGGCGCCCCAAACAAGTTCTGCGCTTCCCCGCCCTGGCTCCGCTGAGAGGGAGGGGCGGCCAGGCCCGGCCAGACTCCGAGAACTACGTTTCCCATAATTCCGTTCCCCGCCGCCATCTTGGCCGGGGGGCGGTGGCAGCCTAGGGTTTAGCCCCTCGGGCCGTTGAGCCGGTTCCGCTCGCCCCTACCCTGGGCCTCCACCGTGGGGGTTGCGTGTCCTCGCCGAGTAGGGCGTCCGGGGACCTGGGCAGCTcctgtcccctttctccacccctccacccttgGGAGCCTGGTCCACGTGTCGGTCTACGCGGAGGAGGCTGCTTGCCCTCCTCTGGCCAAGGACCGGAGGACCCAGACCTGAGGGGCTCCCAAGTCTCCTCTCCAGACCCTCGTCCTGCACATACTGCCCACTCCCCTCCATTCCCAGATGACCCCTGTTTTTGCATCAGTGAGGACAGAACACTAGCATCCCGGCAGGAGCCCAAATCCCGGTACTGGGCGCCTAGAACGCCAGGGTTGAGGCAGAAAGGTTAAAAGGGGTATCAAACAGCCAGGCCCAAACCCCTGACGACTAGACCCTCCCCTATCCCCTgcccgggggcggggtgggagtgaggggccTGCGGAGGGACTGGCCCTTTAAGGGGGTGTGgtcggggggcgggggaagcGAGCGAGACAGAGAAAGCGGcttcggcggcggcggcggcggcggcggctcgggCGGCGGCCGCGGGGGACAAAGGGCGGGCGGatcggcggggagggggcggggcgcggccAGGCCAGGCCCGGGGGCTCCGCATGCTGCAGCTGCCCCCgggcgcccccgccgccgccctcgCCGCGGAGCCGCGCGGAGCCGAGCCCGCGAGCTAACCCGAGCCAGCGGCCCGGAGCCAGCCGGCGGGCGTCCCGGAGGTGGCGGCGCAGGGAGGGGCCCGACGCGCGCACGTGGCCCCGGCGGCCGCCATGGCGGACAGCGGCCCCGCGGGGGGCGCGGCGTTGGCGGCCCCGGCCCCCGGGCCGGGCAGTGGTGGCCCAGGGCCCCGCGTCTACTTTCAGAGCCCCCCTGGGGCTGCAGGCGAGGGCCCGGGCGGCGCGGACGACGAGGGCCCAGTGAGGCGCCAAGGGAAGGTCACGGTCAAGTACGACCGCAAGGAGCTACGGAAGCGCCTCAACCTAGAGGAGTGGATCCTGGAGCAGCTCACTCGCCTCTACGACTGCCAGGTGTGTCCCCTACTCTGCGCCGAGACCCTAAAATCGTGCCCTAGTCGGGCTGCTTGGGAACCCCACCTTGCTCCTGCCTGTCACCTGGAGTCAATGGGCGCTCCGCTTCCGCGCGCTCCCCTCCCTTTCTATACTCCCCGCCCCCAGTGTGTGCTCTTTCTTGTCTGACCTTAAGTCACTCCTGTCTTCTCTCTCGTGACGCCCTCATGTCACTACCCTGGTCAAGCTTGGGGTCTTGTAGAAGCCTCAAGGGATAGCCTGGgccatgggcaggaggcaggaggctaGCCCGGGCTGGCGGTGGAAGGAGGTCTACCTGGTGCCTCCTAATCTAAACTGGTTAAAAGGCGCAAGTCTGGTGGGATTGTAAAGGGTCTGGGCTGTTCTAATGGGCCAGCCTGCAGCTCCATTTTGGTGTAGGGGCAGGCTAGCTGTCCTCTGGGTTCTGGTTCTCCACCCCATGACTCCTTCCTTGCTCAAATGGTGACTCAGGCCccggggggcagggtggaggagTGGGCTTGCCCTGTGCTGCCTACCCTAGACCAGCCCTGGAATGCAGCTGGCTCCAGACTGGATAGAcgcttcctgggggggggggggggggggggggaggggtggcgggcACCCCCTCCCTCAGCAAAGCATAGGCTCTTTGTTTCCCCCTTAGCAGGCCTGGGTCCTTCCCACTGACCCCTCACCCTGtacttcctccccactcctgggaAGCTGTGACaggtgtttgggggagggggaggggctgtgagGAGTTGAGACAGCTGGCCCCACCTGTGCGctgactgggggagggggcgccgggaAGTTGGGGCAACACATCTGCAGGGTTCTCAGCCCAGGGTCCCCCAGCCCTAGCTGTCTGGCCCTGTCTGGCACCCACGGTGCCCAACTGGCAGGGACAGGAAGCTCCCCCCCCTCATTGGGCATTTTGCCTTGGCACAGGCCTGATCTGTTTTCTTCCTCGGACAGCTGCCGCTGTCGGCTGGGTGAGGAAGGCTGGCTCATCCTGCGGTAGGGCAGGGGCCTCAGCCAGAGCCCCTCTCacaccctctcccccaactcaggcccttgtctctccctcctcccccacccccaccccaggaagagGAGATCCCGGAGTTGGAGATTGATGTGGACGAACTCCTGGACATGGAGAGTGATGATACCCGGGCTGCCAGGGTCAAGGtgagagaggggctgggagaCAGCAGGGCCAGGTAGGGGGAtcagggaggagagggctggaggCACTGCCCCTTGGGTGAGCAAGGCTCTGGATTTAGGCCTCCTTTGGTTTTAGTCATTCAGCTCTGTGACGGTGAGCCTCGGCCTCCGCCTCCGTCAAATGGGGCTGATGGTGCTTGCCTAGCTGTTGGGTGGCCTGGCATCGCCTGCACCTTGGGGTGGCCCCAGGCCCTTGGAAGTGGGCACAGGTGAACCCTAGGTCACTGTTCCTTAGAACTCACAGCCATACTTACCCCTCCCCACGCCCTCCTAGGAGCTGCTGGTTGACTGTTACAAACCCACTGAGGTAAGTAAGTGGTTTCCCCAGAGGCGGGCGTGAGAGGAGCCTGGGTGTCTGTCATCTTGGAGTCTGGTCTCCCTAATGTCCTCCCTTCTGTTCAGGCCTTCATCTCTGGCCTGCTGGACAAGATCCGGGGCATGCAGAAGCTGAGCACACCCCAGAAGAAGTAAGGGTCCTTGACCCAGGTGAACGGTGGCTCCCACAGGACAATCGCTGCCCCCCGACCTCGTAGCAACAGCAATACCGGGGGGCCCTGCGGCCAGGCCTGGTGCCGTGAGCAGGGCTCCCCGTGCCCCTGGCCCAGgggcctcttccctgccccctcagttttccatttttggggttttttattgttattaaactGATGGgactttttgtgtttttatattgaCTCTGCGGCGCGGCCCTTTAATAAAGCTAGGATATGCCTTTGGTGCAGCTTACAGGTTCAGCTGGTCTCTTTTAGGGTGGACACACTGCTCTAGAACTGCCATCAGCTCAGCTTCTTCCCAGGTGAGCACAGGCCTTCCTGAGGGCCATGTAGCCATGGCGATAGCCCAGTGCTGGCTCCCAGACCAAGAGCTGGAAgtggctggggggctgggggaagtgGTGTTGCTGCTGGCAGGCCAGGGGCCACCATGCCACCTAGGGCCTGGCCATCGTGATCCCCATGTCACTGAGCCCACACCCAAGGCTCTCTGCAGCCAAGAAAGAAGAGGGGTTGGGTGGTGCCAAGGGAGAGCATATACCGCCTGAAGCTGTGGGTTCTAAGTCTCTCGGggcccacaaacacacacaggctcACTTCATGGgctttaagggtttttttttttgttttttggttttttttaaacagtctgGTCCCTGATGGGGGCCTCTCCGCTGCCCCTTCCCAGTTTCGCTACAGTTCTGAACGTCGCTCAATTTTGAGCAGCTCCACCTCAAACACGAGGGTTGCACCACCTGcaggggagaagaggggacagAATGAGAACCAGGACCACAGGGAGATGAGATGGGTGCAGGACCTGGGGGGACAGGAAGGTATATTACCTGGAATCTTTGGGGGAGCTCCCCGCTCTCCGTACCCTGTCAAAGATGCACAAAGAAACAGTGAGCTGTAGTCAGGCAAAGGGAGAGATGTGCTGCAGACATCCAGGCTGAAGCCAGGCCTCTGCCCATCTCAACAAGAAAGCCAGAAATGGAGAAGGTGTAATGGAGACGGGAAGGGGCTACAAAAGTTCTGGTAGAGGGCAGAGGGTGGGCACCAGAATCAAGTGTCCCAGGGGTCTTGCCCTGTTCTCACTGCTGGACTTAGCTAGACTTGGAGGAGGCATGTGCTATAATGAATGGACGGGGTGGAAACCAATGCAGAGGCTGAACCAGCCTTCACCCTTCCCCAGACACACACCCAAACTCCCCTCTCCAGGCTTAGGAAGGGCCTCTTACCCAACTCTGATGGGATCACCAGCTTCCGTTTTTCTCCTTCACACATCCTGCAGGACAACACATGTTCAGCACATGGCAAgcacccaggctccctgccccccaccccatccctgggGCTTGCCTCCCACAATCCACCTCCTCGACCACAGCCATGGCCCCCTGACTCACCCCAGCAGCCCCTGGTCCCAGCCCTTGATGACCTGGCCTGTGCCCAGGGAGAAGACAAAGGGCTGGTTCTGGGGCAGGCTGCTGTCAAATTCCGTCCCATCTTCCAGCTTCCCCTGTGGGACCATGGGAAGGCCAGTGAAGAGGAGGGTCCACTCTGACACACCTCCCCACCCAGCTGCTCTCCCCAAGCTGGCTCCCCATTGGCAGCCATAGCCCTAGAAGGGGACAGAGCCTTGGGCAGCTCATAGGACACTGTCACTGCTTGCTGGTGCCAACCTGGGGATCAGGCAGTGAACAGCAGGGTAGAACTATGGAAACTAGTGTAAAAGGGAGaggggacttgcccaaggtcacccaccTTGTAGGCTGAGGGATCGCACTTCCAAGTCCTCTCAGGTCCCCAGAagccccacccaccccaaatGCTCCACTCCCTCACCCACCGTGTAGTGCATGTGCAGGACGTCCCCCTTGCGCGATTTGATGGGACAGTGGTCTACCCGCTTCTTGACCCCGATCTGCAGCTTCCGTTTGCCCTCGGCCCCCGCAGCAGTGGCCAGGGCGCTCAGGCAGATGGACAGTACTGTCAGGACCCAGCTCAGCCTCATGTCTCTGCGGGGACAGACCCCAACCGACCGACCAACCGACCGGGGGGTAGGGCGGGGAAGGCATGGAATAGGGGCAGGTACCAGGAGAATTCCACCCCCACCGTACCTTGCCTGCCCCTAGGGATCCCCTTGTCCCGGgtcaccgccccctcccccgggctCCGCGGCCACACTTACCAGTCCAGTGAGAAGGGGGCTTGCCCGAGGACCccaggagcggggggagggggtcaggggaggCCACAGCAGCCAGGGCCCCGCCCCTTTGCTCACCCCcagcccttccttccctcccgGTCCCCAGCTCCACTCTTCAATTCCCACCCGTCCCTTTACGCAAAGTCCAGACCCTATCTGGCTGCCCAGCAGTTGTCTCGACCGGGCGACCCCATTCACGCCACACCCAGTTGCCCCCCGCCCAGCACACCCACACTTCTGCGGCCGCTGCAGGGGGCCTGCCCCGAGGGACCCATACATCGCCGCTGGGTGGCTCCGGGGAGCCCCGATCCTCCGGAGGCACCCCCCAGGCCGC
Above is a genomic segment from Halichoerus grypus chromosome 11, mHalGry1.hap1.1, whole genome shotgun sequence containing:
- the PPP1R14B gene encoding LOW QUALITY PROTEIN: protein phosphatase 1 regulatory subunit 14B (The sequence of the model RefSeq protein was modified relative to this genomic sequence to represent the inferred CDS: inserted 1 base in 1 codon; deleted 1 base in 1 codon); translation: MLQLPPGAPAAAXRRGAARSRARELTRASGPEPAGGRPGGGGAGRGPTAHVAPAAAMADSGPAGGAALAAPAPGPGSGGPGPRVYFQSPPGAAGEGPGGADDEGPVRRQGKVTVKYDRKELRKRLNLEEWILEQLTRLYDCQEEEIPELEIDVDELLDMESDDTRAARVKELLVDCYKPTEAFISGLLDKIRGMQKLSTPQKK
- the FKBP2 gene encoding peptidyl-prolyl cis-trans isomerase FKBP2, whose amino-acid sequence is MRLSWVLTVLSICLSALATAAGAEGKRKLQIGVKKRVDHCPIKSRKGDVLHMHYTGKLEDGTEFDSSLPQNQPFVFSLGTGQVIKGWDQGLLGMCEGEKRKLVIPSELGYGERGAPPKIPGGATLVFEVELLKIERRSEL